In a single window of the Deltaproteobacteria bacterium genome:
- a CDS encoding phosphate ABC transporter substrate-binding protein: protein MAWFRAFFGLILLMCFISLGCSSKSSTRAHSLTIAGSTSVQPFAEKLAEIYMEVNHQVVINVQGGGSTAGIKACREKAAQIGTSSRELHADENDLTKIIIAKDGIAIIVHPQNPVKNLTLKELQGIFSGKIRSWSQVGWVDKPIYFVNREEGSGTRDAFESLVMKKGEISDEALVQDSNGSVREIIANNPQSIGYISFGIVNHQVKTIAVNSIYPSATTIKSNLYTLTRPFIFVLPSQPTGLGRQFVNFVLSPEGQQILEKEGLVGIR from the coding sequence TTTCGGGCTTATTTTATTGATGTGTTTCATATCCCTGGGCTGTTCTTCAAAAAGCTCCACCCGGGCTCATTCCCTGACCATCGCCGGTTCCACCTCCGTCCAGCCCTTTGCCGAAAAACTGGCCGAAATCTATATGGAGGTCAATCATCAGGTCGTCATCAATGTCCAGGGCGGGGGGTCGACGGCAGGGATCAAGGCCTGCCGGGAAAAGGCCGCTCAAATCGGAACCTCTTCCCGAGAGCTTCATGCCGATGAAAATGATTTAACAAAAATAATTATCGCCAAAGACGGAATCGCTATAATTGTCCACCCGCAGAATCCGGTTAAAAACTTAACCCTCAAAGAATTACAGGGTATTTTTTCCGGCAAAATCCGTTCCTGGTCCCAGGTAGGCTGGGTGGACAAACCGATTTATTTTGTCAATCGCGAAGAAGGTTCCGGAACCCGGGATGCCTTTGAAAGCCTGGTAATGAAAAAAGGGGAAATTTCCGATGAGGCCCTGGTCCAGGATTCCAACGGGTCAGTCCGGGAAATTATTGCTAATAATCCCCAATCTATCGGCTATATCTCCTTTGGTATCGTGAACCATCAAGTCAAAACCATTGCTGTCAATTCCATATACCCTTCCGCGACGACTATTAAAAGTAATCTTTATACCTTGACCCGGCCGTTCATCTTCGTTCTTCCCAGCCAGCCGACAGGCCTGGGCCGACAATTTGTCAATTTTGTTTTAAGCCCGGAGGGTCAACAAATTTTGGAGAAAGAAGGCCTGGTAGGAATCCGTTAG